AATTTCCTAATTCTTTGATCTAATATAAGGTGTGATCAATTAATGGAGGAGGGCGTGTGTCAAATTTGATTACGATCGACCAATAAAATAATATGACACTTATAATTTGAGTAAGGGTACACGTTGCAGTATCATGTGACATGAGATGTTTaaagatatatatttttagtagaGACGGTTTCACATATTTATATCAATGAGACGTATCGAcataatacatacatatataatgaaaaataatatttttgatataaaaaattatattttgcatGAGCGAGTCAAATCATTGATCCATATCATAAAATTGCTTTTGTGATAGGCTTTTGTTCACATAAAATACAGAGATTGTCATATTTCTGAAATGATCGGTtggaattatttattattttagaatCATTATTAATTGAAGACTTAACAGAGTTATGCACATGGCCGCTTGCCTTCCTGCAACTGCGATGGAATCCATGGGGATCTGGAAATTATTTATAatgcaataaaaataattataccataaagaaataataataataataataataatctgcCAAGATTTCTTCCATCTGGGAATCAGTCCAGGTCAttgtaaatatttaaataattcaaaaattaaatgaaaatacTTTTTGTATATacattaatttatgaaataatatcGTGGGGTTGAACATGTGAACAAAATATATTGAAGTTCAGTGGTTTTAGACTTTAGTCATAGATTtgaccagttatttcagtagaACCGAAGTCTTACTTACCCTTAAACAGACAAATAATTTTCACCAAATAGATTCGATTCGCTTCGCTTCATTATAGAATTCTGTCCAATaactccaaaaaaaaaaaatcagcttCTATAAAAACACGagttaaatcatgaattaaaaactTGAAATTTCTTGAAACGATATATTGAAccaatatttttgtaaaatgACAATccaatatttttgtaaaatgACAAATCAAAGTAATCGTTATACTGATAGTCCAGACGAGGGTTTGGGTATTTCGATATACAGAATCAAAATGATATAACAATGCTTGATTTTCCTCCAACGAAAAATTGGTCCCATATGAAAGAAAAGAGTGCATATTTCCTGTTCCATCTATATGAACGTGTTCTATTAGAAAAATTTATGGAACCAACAGATCTACGATATGCTATAAAGGGCTGTCAACCAAATCTACTCTACATTTACATTGGCGTATAGACACGATGTAAAATCACATAGCAGAAGCCTGCCTGGTAAACACTAAACACGAAGAGCCAAACTCAATCCTATGAGAAGTATTCACAAGCCCCATTGGATACATCCTTTCAACTTAACCATTTCTACCTTACCATCAAGTAAATTTACTGAATTTTTGATAAATTGAGGCCGGTTCTACTCAAACACCCCAAACAATAAATACAACAAAAACACATGCAAACCTCACCACAAGGACTAAAATAGTGCAAAGCAATCAAACCGTAACAAAGCTGTCATCCTTCCCTCAGGCAACACAAAGGTTTCAAGCATTATTTCAGAAATATGCAGAATCACCGTGTTCAAAAATCCGTTGTTTAAGAGATCAAACCTCAATCTGTTAAACCAGAACTCATCACTATATTCAACTGATAGACCTCAATCAGTTAAACCAAAACTCATCTCTATATTCAATCTATCATGCACTAAAATGCCTAGCACTCCGATCATGTTGTACAATTTCCTCACATGACAGTTAAAACCAAAAAGACAAGCAATGAAGCCACCATAAAGATAATAGTTCATACTTCTGTGGAGAGTTAAGCTGTACCTAATCATTTCATGTCGATTCTACAGTCAAGTAAAGCTAATGCAAGCTAGTTAATTCGATTAGACAAGCCAAATCCATACAGGTGGATAAAACTCTACAAAAATTGGGAATCTAACAACAGCCATATCTACGATAGGAGACAAATAAAAAAGCTTCAACTTTCTAAAAATCAAAGTTTTCCTCCTAAAAATACACTATATACTCCCAGATTAGGTACACACATTCTCCCAGGAACTTTGAACCAACCAGCCACGGAcagtaaaaaaaattcaaatgtaCAGGAAATAAATTAAAGCTAGATTAAAAGAATACAAACACAGTTTCAAAATGCAATTGTTAAGAATCCATAACATTAATCAAAACCGGCTTAGAAGCGTTGCATCACAAAACATAGGACTATCTATTTCATTTAAATTATAACATGAAATCCAAAGGAGACAAAAACATAATCTTAAGCAGGGGTAGGTAAGATAGAAACGGCGTCGCTCAGAATCCGAGCTTGGTACGGCGCCAATGGCGGCGCTTGGCGTTGTAGCGGATGGTGTTGTCAGTACGCATACGGATCCAGTATGGGATAGGCCTATTCTGCCTCTGTTTCTTCGCCAATTTCTTCTTTATCATGAACGTTTTGTGGGACGGCTGCTCATACAATCACGCAGACAATATATTCATTCAAACAAATACAAAGACGCTCATTTGTAAGCGTAAATAGAGAAAGGGAGAAACATAACCGTACCATCTTGATCCCCAGTGGCAAGAAGCTCTCTGCTCTAGGGTTTCGGCTgggtgaaattttattttcggaTTGTTGCTCTGTGCGGCTGCTACA
This Primulina eburnea isolate SZY01 chromosome 2, ASM2296580v1, whole genome shotgun sequence DNA region includes the following protein-coding sequences:
- the LOC140824778 gene encoding large ribosomal subunit protein eL39x, producing the protein MPSHKTFMIKKKLAKKQRQNRPIPYWIRMRTDNTIRYNAKRRHWRRTKLGF